One genomic region from Hyalangium ruber encodes:
- the mrtX gene encoding myxosortase MrtX yields MSPSPSGPPWRLSAVQEVLALWAVGFLGIVIAFLFFGGSSIPKLVATVGFLYLPLIPMRWREEDYRDYGLSLRAWRQDVKLFLGLSLVVGPLFFLGFYAWAELVPHLPQALARHLTPHIGPAHFSPRLPPRFGEWVIDQLFVVALPEEFFYRGYMQTRLRDAWPGGRKVFGARLGPAFWLTAVLFALGHLAIFQVWRLSVFFPALLFGWMRERSGTVLGAALFHAACNLYVRFLEVSFFG; encoded by the coding sequence ATGAGCCCGTCACCCTCGGGACCTCCCTGGCGCCTGTCCGCTGTTCAGGAGGTGCTGGCCCTCTGGGCCGTGGGCTTCCTGGGCATCGTCATCGCGTTCCTGTTCTTCGGCGGCTCCAGCATCCCCAAGCTCGTGGCCACCGTGGGCTTCCTCTACCTGCCGCTCATCCCCATGCGCTGGCGCGAGGAGGACTACCGCGACTACGGCCTGTCCCTGCGCGCCTGGCGCCAGGACGTGAAGCTGTTCCTCGGGCTGAGCCTGGTGGTGGGCCCGCTGTTCTTCCTGGGCTTCTACGCCTGGGCGGAGCTGGTGCCCCACCTGCCTCAAGCGCTGGCCCGGCACCTCACCCCGCACATCGGCCCGGCGCACTTCTCGCCCCGGCTGCCCCCGCGCTTCGGCGAGTGGGTCATCGACCAACTCTTCGTCGTCGCGCTGCCCGAGGAGTTCTTCTACCGGGGCTACATGCAGACGCGGCTGCGCGACGCGTGGCCCGGCGGACGCAAGGTGTTCGGCGCGCGGCTGGGGCCTGCCTTCTGGCTCACGGCCGTGCTCTTTGCCCTGGGACACCTGGCCATCTTCCAGGTCTGGCGCCTGTCGGTGTTCTTCCCCGCGCTGCTGTTCGGCTGGATGCGCGAGCGCTCCGGCACCGTCCTGGGAGCAGCCCTGTTCCACGCCGCCTGCAACCTCTACGTGCGCTTCCTCGAGGTCTCCTTCTTCGGGTGA